Proteins encoded within one genomic window of Haematobia irritans isolate KBUSLIRL chromosome 5, ASM5000362v1, whole genome shotgun sequence:
- the LOC142238785 gene encoding uncharacterized protein LOC142238785 → MANKTLCNVIAYLSAILSGLGTIFVVFLFAVAVTHVNSPRRNPDGSEAITITGTHVAILAFEVLSSGAMFIASVLLIIGIKRDRHQFVAPWVIIVAINVILNIVKMILDHNSWIMSLISIAIQIALWYPIFAFYRELRNNPIPSQDVTYNACPTNLPGGKAYQHGNVYSSQPQRKK, encoded by the exons ATGGCTAATAAAACTTTATGCAATGTTATTGCCTATTTAAGTGCTATACTCTCTGGTTTGGGAACGATATTTGTGGTGTTTTTATTCGCCGTGGCTGTAACCCATGTGAATAGTCCACGAAGAAATCCTGATGGCAGTGAAGCGATCACTATAACAG GAACCCATGTAGCAATATTAGCTTTTGAAGTTCTTTCGAGTGGTGCTATGTTCATAGCTTCCGTTCTATTGATTATTGGAATTAAAAGG GATCGTCACCAGTTTGTAGCTCCTTGGGTTATCATAGTTGCCATTAATGTGATCTTGAATATTGTGAAAATGATTCTGGATCATAACTCATGGATAATGTCTCTAATATCGATTG CTATTCAAATTGCTCTGTGGTATCCCATTTTCGCTTTCTATCGGGAACTGCGTAATAATCCAATACCAAGCCAAGATGTTACCTACAATGCCTGCCCAACAAATTTGCCTGGTGGTAAAGCCTATCAACATGGCAATGTGTACAGTTCACAACCGCAACGCAAAAAATAG